Proteins from a genomic interval of Hornefia porci:
- the pckA gene encoding phosphoenolpyruvate carboxykinase (ATP), with product MEMCSLERIGMKPGRVYRNLYPAALVEKALSRGEGHLADTGALVVKTGKYTGRSPHDKYIVDSEGVHDLIHWGEVNRPIDRETFLAIKNEMIRYMDGREVFLFDGFAGADPEHRRKFRIINEKAWQNLFIRNLLIRPEDGELDRFGEPDFTILAVPGYKCDPERFGIHSEAAIIIDYEAHFVIIAGTQYAGEIKKSVFSVMNFVLPTEDHVLPMHCSANMDPETGETAVFFGLSGTGKTTLSADPARKLIGDDEHGWSDTGVFNIEGGCYAKCIDLKEDEQPEIYHAVKFGAVAENVVMDPKTGEMDFEDRSLTENTRVGYPVDFISNSQKPGRGGVPKAVVFLTADAFGVLPPISRLSGSAAMYQFITGFTAKLAGTERGVKEPQPTFSTLFGEPFMPLRAEVYARMLGERLEKYGTRVYLVNTGWSGGPYGEGSRIRLKYTRAMISAALNGELDNVKFVHNRQFNLDVPVSCPGVPAEILDPRATWKDSEAYDFQANRLAALFEKNFAEKYPDIDPAIADAGPRQLVEPAGVAV from the coding sequence ATGGAGATGTGCAGTCTTGAACGTATTGGAATGAAGCCCGGCCGGGTGTATCGCAACCTGTATCCGGCAGCGCTGGTGGAGAAGGCGCTGAGCCGCGGAGAGGGACATCTTGCGGACACGGGAGCGCTGGTGGTGAAGACCGGGAAATATACAGGAAGATCGCCTCACGACAAATATATTGTCGATTCAGAGGGCGTGCATGACCTTATTCACTGGGGAGAGGTCAACCGACCCATCGACAGGGAAACCTTCCTTGCCATAAAAAACGAAATGATCCGGTACATGGACGGACGGGAGGTATTTCTGTTCGACGGATTCGCAGGAGCGGATCCGGAGCATCGCAGGAAATTCAGAATCATCAATGAGAAAGCGTGGCAGAATCTGTTTATCCGGAATCTGCTCATCCGCCCGGAGGACGGGGAACTGGACCGGTTCGGCGAGCCGGACTTTACGATTCTCGCGGTACCGGGGTACAAATGTGACCCGGAGCGTTTCGGGATACATTCGGAGGCGGCGATCATCATCGATTATGAAGCTCATTTTGTAATCATCGCGGGAACGCAGTACGCCGGCGAAATAAAAAAATCCGTGTTCTCAGTAATGAATTTCGTGCTCCCGACGGAGGATCATGTGCTCCCGATGCACTGCTCCGCCAATATGGATCCGGAGACCGGGGAGACGGCGGTGTTCTTCGGCCTGTCGGGCACGGGTAAAACCACTCTGTCGGCGGATCCGGCAAGAAAGCTGATCGGCGACGACGAGCACGGCTGGTCGGATACCGGAGTGTTCAATATTGAGGGAGGCTGTTACGCCAAGTGCATCGACCTGAAGGAGGATGAGCAGCCGGAGATTTATCACGCGGTGAAATTCGGCGCAGTTGCGGAAAACGTGGTGATGGATCCGAAAACCGGGGAGATGGATTTTGAAGACCGGTCGCTGACGGAAAACACCCGTGTCGGATATCCTGTGGACTTCATCTCCAATTCGCAGAAGCCGGGACGCGGGGGCGTGCCGAAGGCGGTAGTTTTCCTGACAGCGGATGCGTTCGGAGTGTTGCCTCCCATTTCGCGGCTGTCCGGCAGCGCGGCGATGTATCAGTTCATTACCGGATTTACCGCGAAACTGGCGGGGACGGAGCGCGGGGTCAAAGAGCCTCAGCCAACCTTCTCCACCCTTTTTGGCGAACCGTTCATGCCGCTGCGCGCGGAGGTGTATGCGCGGATGCTGGGAGAACGGCTCGAAAAATACGGTACCCGCGTCTATCTGGTCAACACAGGGTGGAGCGGAGGCCCCTACGGAGAAGGATCCCGCATCCGTCTGAAATATACGAGAGCCATGATCTCGGCAGCGCTGAACGGAGAACTGGATAATGTAAAATTCGTTCATAACCGTCAGTTCAATCTTGACGTTCCCGTCAGCTGCCCCGGCGTACCGGCGGAAATCCTGGATCCGCGGGCGACATGGAAGGACAGCGAGGCCTACGATTTTCAGGCGAACCGGCTGGCAGCGCTGTTTGAGAAGAATTTTGCGGAGAAATACCCTGACATCGATCCGGCGATCGCTGATGCGGGCCCGCGTCAGCTGGTGGAGCCGGCAGGCGTAGCGGTGTAA
- a CDS encoding LysR family transcriptional regulator yields the protein MFRGMHYVYSVYKERSFSRAAAALHISQPSLSANIRRIEEKVGCPLFDRSTKPLEVTECGARYIRCAEEIMAIENGFESYINDLEGLKTGTLNFGGSNFFSSWVLPPLISDFSREYPDLDITLTEARSVELTRMLQDAAIDFVMDNKELDLEVFDRRQVGNEQLLLVVPEGFSANRTLEEFQIPLPEIRSGAFRESRTPAVPLHHFEDCPFILLHPENDTGKRSYQICQEQSFRPHVVLELDQQLTAYNIASSGLGITFSGERLLSSVPPNPKLVYYRLSSRFVTRNIYLYWKRGRYVSKAMQVFMEFIAAPGNPAETKKAAFGQAAR from the coding sequence ATGTTCAGAGGAATGCATTACGTATACAGCGTGTACAAAGAACGGAGTTTTTCCAGGGCCGCCGCTGCGCTTCACATCTCGCAGCCATCTCTGAGCGCCAATATCCGGCGCATTGAGGAGAAGGTGGGCTGTCCTTTGTTCGATCGAAGCACAAAGCCTCTGGAGGTGACGGAATGCGGCGCGCGGTACATCCGCTGTGCAGAGGAAATCATGGCCATTGAGAACGGATTTGAATCGTATATAAACGATCTGGAGGGACTGAAGACAGGAACGCTGAATTTCGGAGGAAGCAACTTTTTTTCCTCCTGGGTGCTTCCACCGCTGATTTCTGATTTTTCAAGGGAATACCCGGATCTGGACATCACACTGACGGAAGCGCGGTCCGTAGAGCTCACGCGGATGCTGCAGGACGCAGCCATCGATTTCGTGATGGACAACAAAGAACTGGACCTGGAGGTCTTCGACCGCAGGCAGGTGGGAAACGAGCAGCTTCTTCTGGTTGTGCCCGAAGGCTTTTCCGCAAACCGGACACTGGAGGAATTTCAGATTCCTCTCCCCGAAATCCGCAGCGGCGCTTTTCGGGAAAGCCGGACGCCGGCAGTACCGCTGCATCATTTCGAGGACTGCCCGTTCATCCTGCTCCATCCGGAAAACGACACAGGGAAACGCAGCTACCAGATCTGTCAGGAACAGAGCTTCCGCCCCCATGTCGTTCTTGAGCTGGATCAGCAGCTGACCGCCTACAACATCGCCAGTTCCGGACTGGGAATCACCTTCTCCGGAGAGCGTCTGCTGTCCAGCGTTCCACCGAACCCGAAACTGGTGTATTACAGGCTCTCCAGCCGCTTTGTGACCCGCAACATCTATCTGTACTGGAAGCGGGGCCGTTATGTGAGCAAGGCAATGCAGGTCTTTATGGAATTTATCGCTGCGCCGGGGAATCCGGCAGAAACAAAAAAAGCCGCGTTCGGGCAGGCGGCGCGTTGA
- a CDS encoding FeoB-associated Cys-rich membrane protein, with protein MATGIVIAIVAAAAAAALYSIYKQKKAGKSISCGGDCSHCALAELENCGRKKNGQPAERE; from the coding sequence ATGGCAACCGGAATTGTAATCGCCATCGTTGCGGCGGCTGCCGCGGCGGCGCTGTACAGCATTTATAAACAAAAGAAAGCCGGGAAGAGCATCAGCTGCGGCGGCGACTGCAGTCACTGTGCTTTAGCAGAACTGGAGAACTGCGGCCGCAAAAAGAACGGGCAGCCCGCGGAGCGTGAATGA